The Lysobacter enzymogenes genome window below encodes:
- a CDS encoding GH25 family lysozyme, with product MNVAGHLQGIDVSHYQGQVDWSAVAAAGIAFAFAKATDGITYTDPDFQANWQGMRAAGLARGAYHFYETGDDPVAQAGHFVATVGALDAGDLPPVIDIESSNGDYEGRGVAANLQVWLNAVEQALGRTPMIYTNLSFWNNDVSADFGRYPLWIAEYGVAAPTLPTGWNAWTFWQYSQQGSVGGVAGEVDQDVYAGTSVAQLVEWSRSRFQP from the coding sequence ATGAACGTTGCCGGCCATCTGCAGGGAATCGACGTCTCCCACTACCAGGGCCAGGTCGACTGGTCCGCGGTCGCCGCCGCCGGCATCGCCTTCGCGTTCGCCAAGGCCACCGACGGCATCACCTACACCGACCCGGATTTCCAGGCCAACTGGCAAGGCATGCGCGCCGCCGGGCTGGCGCGCGGCGCGTACCACTTCTACGAAACCGGCGACGACCCGGTCGCCCAGGCCGGCCATTTCGTCGCCACGGTCGGCGCGCTCGACGCCGGCGACCTGCCGCCGGTGATCGACATCGAATCCAGCAACGGCGACTACGAGGGCCGCGGCGTCGCCGCCAACCTGCAGGTCTGGTTGAACGCGGTCGAACAGGCGCTGGGCCGCACGCCGATGATCTACACCAACCTCTCGTTCTGGAACAACGACGTCAGCGCCGACTTCGGCCGCTACCCGCTGTGGATCGCCGAATACGGCGTCGCCGCGCCGACCCTGCCGACCGGCTGGAACGCGTGGACGTTCTGGCAGTACTCGCAACAAGGCAGCGTCGGCGGCGTCGCCGGCGAGGTCGACCAGGACGTGTACGCCGGAACCAGCGTGGCCCAGCTGGTCGAGTGGAGCCGCTCGCGCTTCCAGCCCTGA
- a CDS encoding esterase/lipase family protein codes for MRGLVGLLSLLLLLTGSGCAVVKVKERGFGDYAAERNLDALSGGRLSAAASSALSSAGLDPAACAREPEPCIGALRPLASAEEWLATSAELELLRMNALPATVGKAAEADAFARRNATKPEPARIDPAAIAADPRTRAAVATARYAYAYLFATARTPEQRVFEARQQQVLQYYNRAVEAIAQAAFEAGGGEAGATPLQVGGLRLSIALHGYEASEIQQTPEALLASDTLGFANLRAVYRRDGFGTGLVAVFPRRHRSNVIADDGAAAALSKTPPTDGHAAASAVSRGGGAAVADAQDADAGQDVPYRDTRYLPVTATLRFEGDGLDAVLATAQASMDVYNPYRIDSETIAGRKVPLAANYSAAYGVWLARSELARLSLTSLLRPKQARAFKPRVYLNQPYDPNKRVIVLIHGLASSPEAWVNLANELLGDETLRRRYQLWQVFYPTNLGMLSNRAAIESALRQTFAHYDPQGDDAASHDAVLVGHSMGGVIGRLLLSDSGEKVLDASLAPLDAKAAQRLRDDPAVRELTVFRPMPQFGRAVFMASPQRGAVVTDGWPLRMVRKLIRLPFDVLRETAELIQRNDVDSAELERIGFRKGRPPTGPDDLSPNSLFMRSTRDLAIEPGLPYHVIVAQRDPKLPLAQSSDGVVPYQSAHLEGAVSEKVVESGHSVQETPQAIAELRRILHEDMATYESRGKR; via the coding sequence ATGCGTGGCTTGGTCGGCTTGCTGTCGTTGCTGTTGCTGCTGACCGGCAGCGGCTGCGCTGTGGTCAAGGTTAAGGAACGCGGTTTCGGCGACTACGCGGCCGAACGCAATCTCGATGCGCTCAGCGGCGGCCGGCTCAGCGCGGCCGCGTCCTCGGCGCTGAGCTCGGCCGGGCTCGACCCGGCCGCCTGCGCGCGCGAGCCCGAGCCGTGCATCGGTGCGCTGCGCCCGCTGGCGTCGGCGGAAGAATGGCTGGCGACCTCGGCCGAACTGGAGCTGCTGCGCATGAACGCGCTGCCGGCGACCGTCGGCAAGGCCGCCGAAGCCGACGCGTTCGCGCGCCGCAATGCGACCAAGCCGGAGCCGGCGCGGATCGACCCGGCCGCGATCGCCGCCGACCCGCGCACCCGCGCCGCGGTCGCCACCGCGCGCTACGCCTACGCCTACCTGTTCGCGACCGCGCGCACGCCCGAGCAGCGCGTGTTCGAGGCGCGCCAGCAGCAGGTGCTGCAGTACTACAACCGCGCGGTCGAGGCGATCGCCCAGGCCGCGTTCGAAGCCGGCGGCGGCGAAGCCGGGGCGACGCCGCTGCAGGTCGGCGGCTTGCGGCTGAGCATCGCCCTGCACGGTTACGAAGCCTCGGAAATCCAGCAGACGCCGGAAGCCCTGCTCGCCTCCGACACGCTCGGCTTCGCCAACCTGCGCGCGGTGTACCGGCGCGACGGCTTCGGCACCGGGCTGGTGGCGGTGTTTCCGCGCCGCCATCGCAGCAACGTGATCGCCGACGACGGCGCCGCGGCGGCGCTGTCGAAAACGCCACCTACCGACGGACATGCCGCGGCCAGCGCGGTCTCGCGCGGCGGCGGCGCGGCCGTCGCCGATGCGCAGGACGCCGATGCGGGCCAGGACGTGCCTTACCGCGACACCCGTTATCTGCCGGTCACCGCGACCCTGCGCTTCGAAGGCGACGGCCTCGACGCGGTGCTGGCTACGGCGCAGGCGAGCATGGACGTCTACAACCCGTACCGCATCGACAGCGAGACCATCGCCGGGCGCAAGGTGCCGCTGGCGGCGAACTATTCGGCCGCCTACGGCGTGTGGCTGGCGCGCTCGGAACTGGCGCGGCTGAGCCTGACCAGCCTGCTGCGGCCCAAGCAGGCGCGCGCGTTCAAGCCGCGCGTGTATCTCAACCAGCCCTACGATCCGAACAAGCGCGTGATCGTGCTGATCCACGGCCTGGCCAGCAGCCCGGAGGCCTGGGTCAACCTGGCCAACGAACTGCTCGGCGACGAAACCCTGCGCCGCCGCTATCAGCTGTGGCAGGTGTTCTATCCGACCAACCTCGGCATGCTCTCCAACCGCGCCGCGATCGAATCGGCGCTGCGCCAGACCTTCGCCCACTACGACCCGCAGGGCGACGACGCCGCCAGCCACGACGCGGTGCTGGTCGGCCACAGCATGGGCGGGGTGATCGGGCGGCTGCTGCTGAGCGACAGCGGCGAAAAGGTCCTGGACGCATCGCTGGCTCCGCTCGACGCCAAGGCCGCGCAGCGCCTGCGCGACGATCCGGCGGTGCGCGAGCTGACCGTGTTCCGGCCGATGCCGCAGTTCGGCCGCGCGGTGTTCATGGCCTCGCCGCAGCGCGGCGCGGTGGTCACCGACGGCTGGCCGCTGCGGATGGTGCGCAAGCTGATCCGGCTGCCGTTCGACGTGCTGCGCGAGACCGCCGAACTGATCCAGCGCAACGACGTCGACAGCGCCGAACTCGAACGCATCGGCTTCCGCAAGGGCCGCCCGCCGACCGGGCCGGACGACCTGAGCCCGAATTCGCTGTTCATGCGCAGCACCCGCGACCTGGCGATCGAACCGGGCCTGCCGTACCACGTGATCGTCGCCCAGCGCGATCCGAAACTGCCGCTGGCGCAGTCCAGCGACGGCGTGGTGCCGTACCAAAGCGCGCACCTGGAAGGCGCGGTCTCGGAAAAAGTGGTCGAATCCGGCCATAGCGTGCAGGAGACGCCGCAGGCGATCGCCGAACTGCGGCGGATCCTGCACGAGGACATGGCGACGTACGAAAGCCGCGGCAAGCGCTGA
- a CDS encoding XVIPCD domain-containing protein has product MSAEPIGTELRARLDEFARQTGVTAEAARNLEAAIVRSPALTRQLNAAADSHELRRFELKSDPHAGGSFDSRNRTMALGLDDLTNKYDANNMTFVLGHEVQHGRIAPGQTQTPMDQARQAFTDQARTLAASDAPVHNYTPALTTVLQAHRDNEARAHIQGWNAMVGALRETDSNLTLEDIYKSSPRAADFIEQTGSDSNPSYRLKRNLTLEADQSISPDNAANVRAMGEYYFGKSASDARLGYRGGSDYSNLYGARYIGELAQLELDRGHAPANAPRVEIDMRALGLSERTLERNGINLGRHAGERLPYYDVGGRRPELSNFDHTIDSHDYVRNNRPTAAAPAVASVAAPAGAPALPASDLRSPQHPDHALYQSIHDKLGAQGHPLHRNAQESERLAAALTVEARRGGIERADHVVIGADVGSGRSVFVVQGGLDDPAHRRAGVAMQDALRTPVEESSRQLSALPREAPTPAPAQNETQTQAQPQPAHR; this is encoded by the coding sequence ATGAGCGCCGAACCCATCGGTACGGAATTGCGCGCACGCCTGGACGAGTTCGCACGCCAAACCGGCGTCACCGCGGAAGCCGCGCGCAACCTGGAGGCGGCGATCGTGCGCTCGCCGGCGCTGACCCGGCAATTGAACGCGGCGGCCGACAGCCACGAGCTGCGGCGTTTCGAACTCAAGAGCGACCCGCATGCCGGCGGCAGCTTCGATTCGCGCAACCGCACGATGGCCTTGGGCCTGGACGACCTGACCAACAAGTACGACGCCAACAACATGACCTTCGTGCTCGGCCACGAAGTGCAGCACGGACGGATCGCGCCGGGCCAGACCCAGACGCCGATGGACCAGGCGCGCCAGGCCTTCACCGACCAGGCGCGCACGCTGGCCGCCAGCGACGCGCCGGTCCACAACTACACGCCGGCGCTGACGACGGTGCTGCAGGCGCATCGCGACAACGAAGCGCGCGCGCATATCCAGGGCTGGAACGCGATGGTCGGCGCGCTGCGCGAGACCGATTCCAACCTGACCCTGGAAGACATCTACAAGTCCTCGCCGCGCGCGGCCGATTTCATCGAACAGACCGGCTCCGACAGCAATCCTTCGTACCGGCTCAAGCGCAACCTGACGCTGGAGGCCGACCAGTCGATTTCGCCGGACAACGCCGCCAACGTCCGCGCGATGGGCGAGTACTACTTCGGCAAGTCGGCCAGCGACGCGCGGCTCGGTTATCGCGGCGGCTCGGATTACAGCAATCTGTACGGCGCGCGCTACATCGGCGAACTCGCCCAGCTGGAACTCGATCGCGGGCACGCGCCCGCGAACGCGCCGCGGGTGGAAATCGACATGCGCGCGCTCGGCCTGAGCGAACGCACGCTCGAGCGCAACGGCATCAACCTCGGCCGCCACGCCGGCGAGCGCCTGCCCTACTACGATGTCGGCGGCCGCCGGCCGGAGCTGTCGAACTTCGACCACACCATCGATTCGCACGACTACGTCCGCAACAACCGCCCGACCGCCGCGGCACCGGCGGTCGCGTCCGTTGCGGCGCCGGCCGGGGCGCCCGCGCTGCCCGCGTCGGACCTGCGCAGCCCGCAACATCCCGACCACGCGCTGTACCAGAGCATCCACGACAAGCTCGGCGCGCAGGGGCATCCCTTGCACCGCAACGCGCAGGAAAGCGAGCGCCTCGCCGCGGCCCTGACCGTGGAGGCGCGACGCGGCGGCATCGAGCGCGCCGACCATGTCGTGATCGGCGCCGACGTCGGTTCGGGCCGCAGCGTGTTCGTGGTCCAGGGCGGGCTCGACGATCCCGCGCACCGCCGCGCGGGCGTCGCGATGCAGGACGCGCTGCGCACGCCGGTGGAGGAATCGAGCCGGCAGTTGTCGGCGCTGCCGCGCGAAGCGCCGACGCCAGCGCCAGCGCAGAACGAAACCCAGACCCAGGCGCAACCGCAGCCCGCGCACCGCTGA